The Capsicum annuum cultivar UCD-10X-F1 chromosome 3, UCD10Xv1.1, whole genome shotgun sequence genomic sequence NNNNNNNNNNNNNNNNNNNNNNNNNNNNNNNNNNNNNNNNNNNNNNNNNNNNNNNNNNNNNNNNNNNNNNNNNNNNNNNNNNNNNNNNNNNNNNNNNNNNNNNNNNNNNNNNNNNNNNNNNNNNNNNNNNNNNNNNNNNNNNNNNNNNNNNNNNNNNNNNNNNNNNNNNNNNNNNNNNNNNNNNNNNNNNNNNNNNNNNNNNNNNNNNNNNNNNNNNNNNNNNNNNNNNNNNNNNNNNNNNNNNNNNNNNNNNNNNNNNNNNNNNNNNNNNNNNNNNNNNNNNNNNNNNNNNNNNNNNCTATAGGAGAAATCATCTTCAAGTATtcttcctaagtcaacccaacaccaaggccATTTCATAATTAAGCAATAACTAGGTCAACGTACTTTTAAGGTCATTAAACAACACTATTCTCATCTAGTAGAGCAACTAAAGTATTCTCCTACTATTTTATGAGACTATACGTAGAACTATCTAAGGTTCTAAGCTAAAGGTCAACAATCATGCTTTTACAAGTTTAACAACCTATGagaatcaactaatcccaagaatcatcattcaatcATTTATCATCTAAAAACCTCGTTCAATAATtaaagatatcaataattatattacaaccaagctcaatctaactacgggtaagcctaacctacctcgagtCCAATTGCTCACGAACCAACAACCTTTACCTTCtcttttcttgaagcttcttcttccaCAAGCCAAGCTATAAACATCATAATCTAAGcatcaatacaagaacaacaacaccCATTATAGAACTACTATGCCATGggtcaaaaatgacaccaaacccccAGGTGGGTTCCACCtttggaaaatgagtttttgagaccaacccataGTCTAAATATCATTAGGGAGCTAAAACCCTTAAGAAATTAGAGTAAATCAATCATATTTGTGGCTAAAATTGAGCCTCAAAGACTTAGAAtttttgggtctagaaatcaagaaattaataccaaatttgaaggaatcttaccttatatttgtagcaaaaaaatgattacacaagttattcaagctcctaatcaaACCTTAATACTTATTTTTTAGTCAACAATCTCTTATGGCTGCTAGGGTTCTCAAAGAAATGAATAATGCCCAAAAAATAGCCTAAAGGGGCTTTTTATATGAGTTTAAATGGGCGCacaaggtcaaaacttatttttgatctCCCGGACTCATTTGGACTCCATTTttcgcaaacgaactatgtaaccccactaaatttgacattccaaatgcagtggtgaagttggattttccatctaaGTTCATTTAGGCCACTTTTAGGTCCCACAcgcatatattttgatttttgacttttcgactaatgggtcgaaatgagctcaggtgctgTGAGATCCGAACCAAGGGTCTacccaccctaaaatcaatattacatagctGCTGGCGTAGTTGAAATTtgcattcaaaattattttactgaagtttttgctcgACGGTCATTTGGAATTgacgaagacttcaaattggaAAAGTCGTTCTAAAAACCAACGAACCATCAGGTAACCGAACAATCGATTCCAGCAAGTCACTAAGAACTTGGAACAGCTATGGAGGAGCTCTATCGgcaaaaataagcaagaacacggctaatgacctaaagggtcattacagtaGATTacagaagtcttgtaatttgttgtttCTGAGGCTCAAGttgtttagtgaagttggggtaaaattctgtagaggtacaagtcatgggtttTCCCACCTTTtggagccgggtgttttccacattAAGTAATTTAATAGGTCGTGTACTTTATCAACAGCAACAAATAAACCATTCAACACCAAATCTAACACCATCCAAAACCTCCATCTCAGACACTCACGGTCCCACCTCAGGATATGGCCTTAGTGGGCCTGATTTACCGGTCCCACCTCAGGATATGGCCTTACTGGGCCGGATTTACCGAAACATTTCAGGTCGTCAGTCGCAGTGGCGGTGACCTGAATCTTGATCCAAAATTCCATCAGTCGCCGCCAAGGACCACCAATATGTCACCAGAAGCAACCTTTCACAACCCACAACACTCACTGCCACCATTCACCACCACTCCTCCACTTTGTTCCTCACCAGAAAACCTCCGACCACCATCTTCAGAGCATTAAAAGAAGGGCCACCAGTAAGGCCTTAAACTCTTCAGTTTCATTAAATCCCTCTTCAACCAGAGACAAAAATTCTTCACTCGCTGGCATTTATTTCCATCTTAACCCACTAATATTTAATGTCCCTCCATTTATTTGTCAACATGGTCCTTATGGCAATAAGAGCTAAGATAACTTAGCCAACATAATCCTTATAAACGAAACAAGCTTGGTCAACAATAATGGTTTTCATCTTCAGTCATATGCACTTGAGTCTTTTTATTCTCCAGTTACACCTTTTACACTTGTATAGTAAAATAGAGGGAAAATGGATGTTGCACACTAGGAACTATGAAAAGAACAACAAAGTGAAGACAGAAACACTAACAGATGTGCACTTAAGGGTGTGACCTAGTTATCAACATAAGCACCCAAGCACCCAAGCGACCATTTTAAACACATAAACTGACAGGGTTTATTCATATAATGAATTGTATTTAGGTAATAACTTATTCATTTGCCAACAGATATATGCAcattacaacaataacatacccaatgTGATTCCATAAGCGGGGCATGGCAGAGATAGAAGCACATATCactattatgataaaataaacaatacAACAAACTCTTGCAATATGCCAAAAATAAAACCAAGCTAGACCTTCTTCATTTGTTGATACAGAATTTACTTCACAACTAGTTCTGATTTGACAACCTCTCTTCGCCAGCTCCTCCTTAACCTGCATTTGATGCCCCCCATGAAATCACTCTCAAAAATGATACATGCTTAACTCAACAAATCACGCAATAAAGTGGGCGTTTGGTAAATGTCTGAAGTTTTCATCTTGGGAACAGTAAAGTGCATTTCTATGAATAAAAAATCACCTTGTTTATATGTGATCGCCATCTTAGAGTGAGCAGTTGAGGGGGACCAAAGAGctgtaaagaaagaaaaaaggcaCAAGGTCAATAAAAAGATACGTAAAAGCGTCCAAATTCAGTATCTTTCATGCAATACATTCAACAGTTGGCTGTAATCTACACGAAGTACGCTAACTGAATAGCATATAAGAGGAAAAAAAACCTGCAGAAGATGGTGGTCGTGGCAGAATGAAAGAATGTAAGAAGCAGAAAAACCCAATACTCCTGCTGAGGAACTGGTCCAGATTGAAGCACAAATTGGAATCTGTGGAACATATGTATGAATTGCTTACAGCAAGGAGAACTTGTTGAATGGAAAATAAAGACCAATACaagtatcaaaatcaataacaatgaAAAACATGAACATCACCAGATAAGCCTTCTGAAATAGCTCCGAATAGCCATGTGACTCAATAAATTGCCCTAATGTTTCGTTGCGATCAATGTCAGGATTGTTGTCAATTGCTTCAAGGTAACTGCAAAGAAGTCGGAGATGTATTAGTAATGACAAAAGCTTCATTGAAGATAGCTCTTTCCTTGTcacataaatatgaaaagcatACAACACAGAAAAATTTAGTCCACTCCCATCAAATGCAAGAATTTCGAATGAACAAAGAAAACCTATGTAAAGATAAGTAAGTTATTGGAACCTTGTGACATCCTGCTTGAATCTAATAATTTCCCTAATCATTTGCCAAAAATATGGATTCAACACATTCTTCTTTTGTGCAAACAAACTAGAGAATCCATTTCGGGTACCCCATTCGTAACCACGACCTTGGTCTAAGCTCACTGAAAATGACATATCAGAGATCTCCATATCAACTCCAAGGCAGTCGAAAAATTCCATCATGTTGGAATAAGTTACCTGTCAAATACACCATTTCAGCATCCACACATGCTCACTCCAAAAGATGTAAAGCCATTTCCAATTGAATGCCCAAAAATTTGATGGAATAAGCAAATGATTTTAGCcatagaaactcaaaatgacggGATTTGCATTATGAATTAATATTTCAGAAAGTGAAGTAAGATGGGTCTAACTTGTATCTGTACTAAAAATAAATCAGAATAGAGTTTAACGTTGATCGTATACTTTCTTTAACTGGAAATACTAAGCATGAATAATGGAGATCATGTTCTTAGACAAATATCTCATTACGTGCCGTACAACACATGCACTTAATTGATGAGTACTTTAGCATTATCAAACACGTAATAAAACTAATTTAATCATCTTATAAGTTTATTCAAACACTCTCTAACCGCAGTTACCCGGTTGAAGACCATAAAACCAAGGTCAAGATCGACCCCATCAACAGTGACAGTGTTAGGATGGCCACCAAGATAATTTTCCTTCTCATAAACCACAACTTCAACACCAGCTTTGGCTAATTCATATGCAGAAACCAGTCCACTTATCCCTGCTCCTACCACTGCTACTTTCATGTTTACAACTGCAATAACAATAAGATTAGAGGAGACAAAAAGATAGACGTTATAATTAACTATTACATTATGGTCATGAGTTATACATTCACAAAACCTTTTTAAATATTGCTGGAGTTCTACAAGTTGATGGAGATATTGGTGTTGATGATTGAATTTATAATGGTAAAAAATGTACGAATTGATAGAGTACTAGCCTACAGAGTCTCCTTTAATAGTTTCGTGGAAAATACTTAAGAGCTATTTCAGAGAGAGTGTATTTTTGGGTCGATCCCCTAATTGGCAAGTGCTAAACTACATGCATGGTAAACAGTAAAACTTACACCCACGGTGTTTACACCAAATTAATGTTCTTTATCATAGTTGTTGAAGTATATGAGTTTTGGTGATTGACATGATAGCTGAAACATGTTAGTTGAAATGATCCACTGATATGCAAAGTCAAGGTGATACAGTTCACTGATACATGAAGACAAAATACACTTGGATTTGGGAATGTATAAGATGATGCAGCAATAAACTCAAAGTGTTGATCATGTGGGTAAAAGAATAGTTTGAGTCGGATTACAACACTTGAAGATAAAGGTGGATGAGTAGGAGTTGCACTTAAAGTAGAAGTTTTTCTTCACGAGAAGAGTTGAGAGTTCTACTCAACATAGAAGACTTATATGTGGAATGATTCTTTGGAGAGTCATGGTTAAATAGAGGGTGTGACTCGCATAGTCACTTATGCACTTACACAGACAAAGACAACTGGTCAATTGACTTGGCAGCGTCAAAAGTTTTAAGAAACACGTAGTTGAACCTGTTGCTATTACTTAGAAGGTGAATTCtatgtattaggttggttcttgaGTTATTGTTTATGTAATTCTAGTcttagtgaagtataaactgagttaggatcaCTGTCTTCAGGTTTGGGAACTCGAAAACTTGGGAATACATACCTTGGAAGGTTTGTGTGTTTTGTAAAAGTAgtaattagagtttataattcctagattACATAACTCTTATAATTTACTGTTGTTGAGGCTCAATATTTCAGTGAAGTTGGGGTGAAATTCTATAGAGGTACAGATCGTGATTTTTCACACCTTTTTGAGCCGGATGTTTTTCACGTGAAAATAATTGTCTCATTTACTAACTGTTTTGACATTGGTGAAACACGTTAGGTAACATGTTTCACTAATAGGCAACTATTAGGCTAAACTAAGTAAATCAGTAGGTCACATACTCTATCaataattaagtaattaaattaagtaaaatacatgttaattaatcatggttaagtaacataaattctaaattcaaacacatgacaTATATGTATTGGCCTGGTGTATACACCGAATGCGTGTAAGTTTTGATCCATGATAACTCTCCAGAAAGATCAATTCCGTGTGTTAAGaggaaaatattatttatttattttttgaagggggtggggtggggttagtaaaatctgtatttttcaacaataatttAAATACATGCTCAAACTAACATAGAACAATCAAATAAAGTTGTAACTctgtatttacaactttgaacttttaacaataagttcaaccaacttatgaacatcaacaaaatgaagttcaaactatttttctaaaatatagcAAAATCAAATGTTTAGAAAGACATGAAAATTGAAAGATTCAAGCCCACTAAATTCACGGTGTGTTCTCAAGGAAACTATTTTCCTCAAGTACTCGATTATGAAATAtatcctcccaagataaaatgcaTCACTTCAACggaatagcggtacctcaaattctgTCGATCTAAGAACGCACTCAATGACAGCAAATCACACCAGAGTTTTTCAAGAAAGATGAGtatttttacttcaaaatttcaTGTCCGTATCTGAGgaaaaatttatgtatttatagtcatcaaggtgttgcttgatgaagagaagcaatggttcaaAAAGGTGCATctcttcataaaggtgcaactttTCAAAAAGTCGCAACTCAATGGAAAGGTCATAATCATCCAAACTGAAATtgtgcctattcaaattgcatcctttctcttggtgttttttttttaaaaaaacatcatttttcatTCCCACCtcttaaaaactaaataaataattgggtttttttcttccttttctacaATGTTCGTAGAGTTCCTGACTCATACTCTTATATATGAACGTCTTAGAGGAAGTTGTCTTATTTAAACACAGACAATACGCTGAAATGTAACTCACTTTAGTATATTAGCTTATTTAATAAATCGCATGTCTATCTTAAGATTTATATATGATTGATGTATAGAAGGACTTACGTTCGTACATATATCATTTTACATTGAAAGGAAATTACTTTAAATAACGTTAGACGCCTTtatagcttttattttttttagtttctgtAATCATTAGGTATTCGGTACCTTTTGGTCCGACTGAATTATATTTATCTGCGTATGTGGACCTGTTAGAGAGGGAAGAACTCCTTACCATGAGTTTCTATAACACTCCACATTTTCGGGCTAAAATttgaaccgtcattcctacgtgtATAGACATGAATCCAATAATTTCTATTTAGATATAAGtgtaaatatcaattttttatgcTGGAAACATCTTTGAAGATGGATTGAAGTCATagaaatctcctaactcaaagttgagttgagaactttccAATACCGAATGAGTTTTAGTAGATGTTTTCACTTGGATCAACTTTCAATGACCATTTCTCATATAATATAATGAGTTAGGCGGCCTACCATGTACCAAAGTAAAGcccttcgagtcttctttccaatgcaattgacAGTTTGTCAATTTGAgttcggagtaaaaagttatagatgtTTTAGTGAGACACTGTCTAGGGTGCGCAATAGACCGCGTGAGGCAAGGTTGGTGCCGCACGATTGGGTTGCGAGGCACGACTGGAGCCGTGCGACTGAGCCCGTGGCGTAAACCTCCCTTcctaaacatcaaaatatatttttttcttattaaatcaAGGACAAAATGGTCCTTTCACCCTCTATAACTCCCCTAATCCGTTTTATAATCCTAAAGTCATCCTAAACTAATAGAAATTTCTAAAATTCCTCATCCTCTTTCTCCCAAGAACATAAAGAAGAATTTCTCAATTCCAAGCCTTGTAGGTTCTAATCTCAAggttcttcttcaattttcctcCATAAAAAAGGTATGTGGAATTATTCTAACACTCATGAAGCTTGTAGGAATTATGAAAGGGATGACCACCTAAGAGTTATATCTTGAAAAGGGAATTGTTTTTACCTAAACCAATATTGCTTAGAAAGAGCTTTACTATTTGAGCTTTGAAATACCTTATGGTAGTTAATGACCCATGACATGTAAATGATAAGGCAGGACATGAAAAATAGATTATGGGGTTTGCAAGTCTTGGTACGACGATAACAAATCAGATAGTTTTCATTTCAGACTGCAGACCATATTTTAAGAAATATGCATATGttaataagataaaatatgggCTTCAATAGATTTAGGTGGCTAACCGAGAAGGCATAGGTCCAAAAGGCCCATAGCCCAAAATCATATTTTGACGATGCCGGATTGAACCTATCCTGAAATATGGATGATCATTTTATACTTTCTTTATGCTTTGGTATACCAGACTAGacactccaactcttgcggcaaactCGGAATGGGAGCTTGACCAATGAGTCAATATTGGGCCCAATATAGCCCATAGGATTTTTCAGATCATGTCAGTCatccaactaataattaaaaaaagagttgAGTCCATATTTTACGAGATTGATTGAAGTTTTAACTATACCCATGTGTTTTTAATCTCtgttatgtttattattttatatgaaatatatgtggttttTGAATTGTTCTGCATACCAGTGCATTCCAAGTGACCGTCCTCAGGCAgttatattttatcataatgtaggttttgaggATCAGTTCTGTCGCCCATCACATCAGTAGAACCTTAAAAAATATTAGAGTTGGTGATTCGTCCATCATTTGAAAGGAATTTTACTTATATGTTCACTTCTTTCAGTTTATGATCCGATTGCGGGCCTTATCCCGTCCTAGATAATTTATTCTTCAGTAGGAGCTTCGTAGACTAGATTTGATTCTTGTTTTGATATAACGTATTGACATATTTTTCTTATAAGATTCCTTGAACTTCATTATATCTTCAGCATTttatatgaattatgcttatgatggtatgctaaggggtctcttagGCCTTCGTAGTTTGAGATGCTCATTGCGGCTAG encodes the following:
- the LOC124885482 gene encoding 4,4'-diaponeurosporene oxygenase-like isoform X2, with the translated sequence MKVAVVGAGISGLVSAYELAKAGVEVVVYEKENYLGGHPNTVTVDGVDLDLGFMVFNRVTYSNMMEFFDCLGVDMEISDMSFSVSLDQGRGYEWGTRNGFSSLFAQKKNVLNPYFWQMIREIIRFKQDVTSYLEAIDNNPDIDRNETLGQFIESHGYSELFQKAYLIPICASIWTSSSAGVLGFSASYILSFCHDHHLLQLFGPPQLLTLRWRSHINKVKEELAKRGCQIRTSCEVNSVSTNEEGLAWFYFWHIARVCCIVYFIIIVICASISAMPRLWNHIGYVIVVMCIYLLANE
- the LOC124885482 gene encoding uncharacterized protein LOC124885482 isoform X1, which translates into the protein MKVAVVGAGISGLVSAYELAKAGVEVVVYEKENYLGGHPNTVTVDGVDLDLGFMVFNRVTAVTYSNMMEFFDCLGVDMEISDMSFSVSLDQGRGYEWGTRNGFSSLFAQKKNVLNPYFWQMIREIIRFKQDVTSYLEAIDNNPDIDRNETLGQFIESHGYSELFQKAYLIPICASIWTSSSAGVLGFSASYILSFCHDHHLLQLFGPPQLLTLRWRSHINKVKEELAKRGCQIRTSCEVNSVSTNEEGLAWFYFWHIARVCCIVYFIIIVICASISAMPRLWNHIGYVIVVMCIYLLANE
- the LOC124885482 gene encoding uncharacterized protein LOC124885482 isoform X4 — encoded protein: MKVAVVGAGISGLVSAYELAKAGVEVVVYEKENYLGGHPNTVTVDGVDLDLGFMVFNRVTAVTYSNMMEFFDCLGVDMEISDMSFSVSLDQGRGYEWGTRNGFSSLFAQKKNVLNPYFWQMIREIIRFKQDVTSYLEAIDNNPDIDRNETLGQFIESHGYSELFQKAYLIPICASIWTSSSAGVLGFSASYILSFCHDHHLLQLFGPPQLLTLRWRSHINKVKEELAKRGCQIRTSCEVNSVSTNEEEITVMPPHLNTNQSA
- the LOC124885482 gene encoding uncharacterized protein LOC124885482 isoform X3, coding for MKVAVVGAGISGLVSAYELAKAGVEVVVYEKENYLGGHPNTVTVDGVDLDLGFMVFNRVTAVTYSNMMEFFDCLGVDMEISDMSFSVSLDQGRGYEWGTRNGFSSLFAQKKNVLNPYFWQMIREIIRFKQDVTSYLEAIDNNPDIDRNETLGQFIESHGYSELFQKAYLIPICASIWTSSSAGVLGFSASYILSFCHDHHLLQLFGPPQLLTLRWRSHINKVKEELAKRGCQIRTSCEVNSVSTNEEAWLVEEEASRKEKVKVVGS